The following proteins come from a genomic window of Corallococcus sp. NCRR:
- a CDS encoding HMA2 domain-containing protein, with protein sequence MVKSIHVIHTSPGRTRLRLPWLRRAGKAAASLADDLLRVEGLNEVQVRPFTGSVLCMHDPEELDVERLLEEVCRITGVDTVVRPGEELPDGDALLRSLKEGSGLARAATSFIKGLNVDLLRATEGHVDLGALTAMGFAAAGVMNVAVKGKLEAPPWFSLGWWAFRTFATMEEQAIQNTPAQVRHDNGNGNAAPAEAGPR encoded by the coding sequence ATGGTGAAGAGCATCCACGTCATCCACACGTCGCCGGGGCGCACGCGCCTGCGGCTGCCGTGGTTGCGGCGCGCCGGGAAGGCGGCCGCGTCGCTGGCGGACGACCTGCTGCGGGTGGAGGGCCTCAACGAAGTGCAGGTGCGGCCCTTCACCGGCAGCGTGCTGTGCATGCACGACCCGGAGGAATTGGACGTCGAGCGCCTGCTGGAGGAGGTGTGCCGGATCACCGGCGTGGACACGGTGGTGCGCCCCGGAGAGGAACTGCCCGACGGGGACGCCCTGCTGCGGTCCTTGAAGGAGGGCAGCGGCCTGGCGCGAGCGGCCACCTCGTTCATCAAGGGACTCAACGTGGACCTGCTCCGAGCCACCGAGGGCCACGTGGACCTGGGCGCGCTGACGGCGATGGGCTTCGCGGCGGCGGGCGTGATGAACGTGGCCGTCAAAGGCAAGCTCGAAGCCCCGCCGTGGTTCAGCCTGGGCTGGTGGGCCTTCCGCACCTTCGCCACCATGGAGGAACAGGCCATCCAGAACACTCCGGCCCAGGTGCGTCACGACAACGGCAATGGCAACGCGGCCCCGGCTGAAGCCGGTCCGCGGTGA
- a CDS encoding DMT family transporter, translating to MSSQRKPADGFALATMVVLCAIWGLQQVAVKLAAPYVPNLMQMALRSAVAALLVALLCWVRGERGLLRRGPWRAGMLVGVLFSLEFLFVAEGLRHTNASHMGVFLYTAPVFSALGLHWLVPSERLKRTQWLGIGVAFAGIALAFGGGWLRGGLGPGVLRGDAMGLLAGLSWGATTVVIRNSSLSDAPPTQTLLYQLVGGAALLLPVALLTGQAGPITMVPVAWASLFFQCVIVCFASYLAWFWLLRRYLASNLSVFSFMTPLFGISAGILVLNEQADLSFAVGAVLVLTGILIVSGAGLLRSASTLKQRAT from the coding sequence ATGAGCTCCCAACGAAAACCCGCGGATGGCTTCGCGCTCGCGACCATGGTCGTGCTGTGCGCCATCTGGGGCCTCCAGCAGGTGGCCGTAAAACTGGCCGCGCCCTACGTCCCCAACCTGATGCAGATGGCGCTGCGCTCGGCCGTGGCCGCGCTGCTGGTGGCGCTGCTGTGCTGGGTGCGAGGCGAGCGGGGGCTCTTGCGCCGCGGGCCGTGGCGCGCCGGCATGCTCGTGGGGGTGCTCTTCTCCCTGGAGTTCCTCTTCGTGGCGGAGGGGCTGCGGCACACGAACGCCTCGCACATGGGCGTCTTCCTCTACACCGCGCCCGTCTTCTCCGCGCTGGGCCTGCACTGGCTCGTGCCCTCCGAGCGGCTGAAGCGGACGCAGTGGCTGGGGATTGGCGTGGCGTTCGCGGGCATCGCGCTGGCGTTCGGCGGCGGCTGGCTGCGAGGCGGCCTCGGCCCGGGCGTGCTCCGGGGCGACGCGATGGGGCTGCTCGCGGGCCTGTCCTGGGGCGCCACCACGGTGGTCATTCGCAACTCGTCACTGTCCGACGCTCCGCCCACGCAGACCCTGCTGTATCAGTTGGTGGGCGGCGCCGCGCTGCTGCTCCCCGTGGCCCTGCTCACGGGCCAGGCCGGCCCCATCACGATGGTCCCCGTGGCCTGGGCGAGCCTGTTCTTCCAGTGCGTCATCGTCTGCTTCGCCAGCTACCTCGCGTGGTTCTGGCTCTTGCGCCGCTATCTCGCCTCCAACCTGTCGGTGTTCTCGTTCATGACGCCCCTGTTCGGCATCAGCGCGGGCATCCTCGTGCTGAATGAACAGGCGGACCTCTCCTTCGCGGTGGGCGCGGTGCTGGTCCTCACCGGGATCCTCATCGTGAGCGGCGCGGGCCTGCTGCGCTCCGCGTCCACGTTGAAGCAGCGCGCGACCTGA
- a CDS encoding AraC family transcriptional regulator has protein sequence MAKQLPVPFTSKLPHPVYFRAANLPAAAAYPRHRHPWGEFVYAYSGVMELKLAGSHYLAPPQYGIWLPPDLEHRGMNRFEASHCSLYLDPAWCRGLPRTACAMAVSPLMKSLMEHLRTHGLAQPRTSAERRLFRVLIDQLALAPAHGSYLPMSDDPLLRPVLTALEQHPEDERSLAEWARELHTTERTLERRCQQRLGLSFSEWRQRLRVVKALAMLEQGHAVEAIALDLGYSSASAFIAMFRRMTGTTPDKVRGHGFVAS, from the coding sequence ATGGCGAAGCAGCTGCCAGTTCCCTTCACCTCAAAGCTTCCACACCCCGTGTATTTCCGCGCGGCGAACCTGCCCGCGGCGGCGGCGTATCCGCGTCACCGCCACCCCTGGGGTGAGTTCGTCTACGCGTACAGCGGGGTGATGGAGCTCAAGCTGGCGGGCAGCCACTACCTCGCCCCACCGCAATACGGCATCTGGCTGCCGCCCGACCTGGAGCACCGGGGCATGAACCGGTTCGAGGCGAGCCACTGCTCGCTCTACCTGGACCCCGCGTGGTGCCGGGGCCTGCCCAGGACGGCGTGCGCGATGGCGGTCAGCCCGCTGATGAAGTCCCTGATGGAGCACCTGCGCACCCACGGGCTGGCGCAGCCACGCACCAGCGCCGAGCGGAGGTTGTTCCGGGTGCTCATCGACCAGTTGGCGCTGGCCCCCGCCCATGGAAGCTACCTGCCCATGTCCGATGATCCGCTCCTGCGGCCGGTCCTCACGGCGCTCGAGCAACACCCGGAGGATGAGCGCTCCCTGGCGGAGTGGGCCAGGGAGCTGCACACCACCGAGCGCACGCTGGAGCGGCGCTGCCAGCAGCGCCTGGGGCTGTCGTTCAGTGAATGGCGCCAGCGGCTGCGCGTGGTGAAGGCGCTGGCGATGCTGGAGCAGGGGCACGCGGTCGAAGCCATCGCGCTCGACCTGGGCTACAGCAGCGCCTCCGCCTTCATCGCGATGTTCCGGCGGATGACAGGCACCACGCCGGACAAGGTCCGCGGCCACGGCTTCGTGGCGTCGTGA
- a CDS encoding cation-translocating P-type ATPase has product MVVFLMDGHCAPSRVVRHSTAARRLRLEVPDLRWNTFLGKRLERTFATWPGVEEVSAHPRTGRLLVHYAPRAPLLARLREEPDARPAPTPRKAHPAQGARRGPREPWHAMTVDAVLARLDVREQGLASEEAARRLKRFGPNVVQEEAPRSRLAMMGSQLATVPTMLLLGSAGASALAGDGLEASAILTVVGLNAGIGYRIERRNQELLASWQKLEAGAAQVLRGGVLLTVPAAELVPGDVVLLRAGDVLPADMRVLEAHRLCADEAPLTGESEPQPKQAAPVDARAPLAERTSLLFAGSSVASGHGRALVVATGADTEMARVRELVAQESAPSTPLTRKMGQLDRRVAAVSVGAAALSAVAGLAHGRSGPQVLRGAVALGVAALPEGLPLVATAALLRAMQRLHARGMVVRRVVAAEALGGVTVICADKTGTLTRNEMRLEVLDLGDGPLELSSLRARPQAVLEDPPTLALALALLNSDVDIHHRGKTLEMSGSATEKALVAAAHAAGLDETALRHAFPRRHLRERSEAVHYVLSVHHAPCDGRVAFIKGAPEQVLGMCERDWKGPLDAGARERLARRNDALAADGLRVLALAWRRLVRDEGRVPEDGYTFAGFVGLRDPLREGAADSVRQARRAGIRTVVLTGDQPRTAESVARQVGLEGDTLTPHELAELLELSGDVLSDRLARTAVLARVTPEDKRKLVKALRAQGAIVAMAGDGINDAPALRAADVGVAVGVRSSDMARAVADVVMASEDLRSIMSAVGEGRIVQDNLRRALRFLFATNLSEMTLVLGASLLGLREPLSPLQLLWINLLTDTLPGIALALEPGDPAILDRPPAPPAMPLLTRPAVWRVARDGALMAGVGALGMALGGPPLAFGTLTAVQLGYSAVCRAPREARRHVPADGEWRIYAFVGGATALHAAALTLPPLRRVLHLPAPTPLTFGGLAVGLFLPVLVGATPAWGAQVVRRARRVTDSTPSLETPS; this is encoded by the coding sequence ATGGTGGTGTTCCTCATGGACGGGCATTGCGCGCCATCAAGGGTGGTGCGCCACTCGACCGCGGCGCGCAGGCTGCGCCTCGAGGTCCCCGACCTGCGATGGAACACCTTCCTCGGCAAGCGACTGGAGCGGACCTTCGCCACCTGGCCCGGCGTCGAGGAGGTGAGCGCGCACCCCCGCACCGGACGGCTGCTGGTGCACTACGCCCCGCGGGCCCCGCTGCTGGCCCGCCTGCGAGAGGAGCCTGACGCCCGGCCCGCTCCCACGCCACGCAAGGCACACCCGGCGCAAGGCGCGCGGCGCGGGCCGCGGGAGCCTTGGCACGCGATGACCGTGGACGCGGTGCTGGCCCGGCTGGACGTGAGGGAGCAGGGCCTCGCTTCAGAAGAGGCGGCCCGGCGGCTCAAGCGCTTTGGCCCCAATGTCGTGCAAGAGGAGGCACCGCGCTCGCGTCTGGCCATGATGGGCTCGCAGTTGGCCACCGTGCCCACGATGCTGCTGTTGGGTTCGGCGGGAGCCTCGGCGCTGGCGGGAGACGGGCTGGAGGCGTCCGCCATCCTCACCGTGGTGGGGCTCAACGCGGGCATCGGCTACCGCATCGAGCGCCGCAACCAGGAGCTGCTCGCGTCGTGGCAGAAGCTGGAGGCGGGCGCGGCGCAGGTGCTGCGCGGCGGCGTCCTCCTCACGGTGCCCGCGGCGGAGCTCGTGCCCGGGGACGTGGTGCTGCTGCGCGCGGGCGACGTGTTGCCCGCGGACATGCGCGTGCTGGAGGCGCACCGGCTCTGCGCTGACGAAGCGCCCCTCACCGGCGAGAGCGAACCGCAACCCAAGCAGGCCGCGCCGGTGGATGCGCGGGCGCCGCTGGCCGAGCGGACGTCGCTGTTGTTCGCGGGGAGCTCGGTGGCCTCGGGACATGGGCGCGCCCTGGTGGTGGCCACGGGCGCGGACACGGAGATGGCGCGCGTGCGGGAGCTGGTGGCGCAGGAGTCCGCGCCGTCCACGCCGCTGACGCGCAAGATGGGCCAGTTGGACCGGCGCGTGGCGGCGGTCTCCGTGGGCGCGGCGGCGCTCTCCGCGGTGGCGGGCCTGGCCCACGGCCGCTCCGGGCCCCAGGTGCTGCGCGGCGCGGTGGCGCTGGGCGTGGCGGCGCTTCCCGAAGGCCTGCCCCTGGTGGCGACCGCGGCGCTGTTGCGCGCCATGCAGCGGCTGCATGCGCGCGGCATGGTGGTGCGGCGCGTGGTGGCCGCCGAGGCGCTCGGAGGCGTCACCGTCATCTGCGCGGACAAGACGGGCACCCTCACGCGCAACGAGATGCGGCTGGAGGTGCTGGACCTGGGGGATGGCCCCCTGGAGCTGTCCTCGTTGCGTGCGCGCCCCCAGGCCGTGCTGGAGGATCCACCCACGCTGGCGCTGGCGCTGGCGCTGCTCAACAGCGACGTGGACATCCACCACCGCGGCAAGACGCTGGAGATGTCCGGCAGCGCCACGGAGAAGGCGCTGGTGGCCGCCGCGCACGCCGCAGGGCTGGACGAGACCGCGCTGCGCCACGCCTTTCCTCGCCGGCACCTCCGCGAGCGCTCCGAGGCCGTCCACTACGTGCTGAGCGTCCACCATGCTCCCTGCGATGGCAGGGTGGCCTTCATCAAGGGCGCTCCCGAGCAGGTGCTGGGCATGTGCGAGCGGGACTGGAAAGGGCCGCTGGACGCGGGGGCCCGGGAGCGGCTGGCGAGGCGCAACGACGCGCTGGCGGCGGACGGACTGCGGGTGCTGGCGCTGGCATGGCGGCGGCTTGTCCGGGACGAAGGTCGCGTGCCGGAGGACGGGTACACATTCGCCGGCTTCGTGGGGCTGAGGGACCCGCTCCGCGAGGGCGCGGCGGACTCGGTGCGCCAGGCGCGACGCGCGGGCATCCGCACGGTGGTGTTGACGGGAGACCAGCCCCGCACGGCCGAGTCCGTCGCCCGGCAGGTGGGTCTGGAGGGCGACACCCTCACCCCGCATGAACTGGCGGAGTTGCTCGAGCTGTCGGGCGACGTGCTTTCGGACCGGCTCGCCCGCACCGCGGTGCTGGCGCGCGTGACACCGGAGGACAAGCGGAAGCTGGTGAAGGCCCTGCGCGCGCAGGGCGCCATCGTCGCCATGGCGGGAGACGGCATCAACGACGCCCCGGCGCTCCGGGCCGCGGACGTGGGCGTGGCGGTGGGCGTGCGCTCCAGCGACATGGCGCGCGCGGTGGCGGACGTGGTGATGGCCAGCGAGGACCTGCGCAGCATCATGTCCGCGGTGGGCGAGGGCCGCATCGTCCAGGACAACCTGCGCCGGGCGCTGCGCTTCCTCTTCGCGACCAACCTCTCGGAGATGACACTGGTGTTGGGCGCGAGCCTGCTGGGGCTGAGGGAGCCGCTCTCACCGCTGCAGTTGCTGTGGATCAACCTCCTCACGGACACGTTGCCGGGGATCGCCCTGGCGCTGGAGCCGGGAGACCCGGCCATCCTCGACCGGCCTCCGGCGCCACCGGCGATGCCGCTGCTCACGAGACCGGCGGTGTGGCGGGTGGCGCGGGACGGCGCGCTGATGGCGGGCGTCGGAGCCCTGGGAATGGCCCTGGGCGGCCCACCGCTGGCGTTCGGGACGCTCACCGCGGTGCAGCTCGGCTATTCGGCCGTGTGCCGCGCCCCCCGGGAGGCGCGGCGGCATGTCCCCGCGGATGGCGAGTGGCGCATCTACGCCTTCGTTGGCGGTGCCACGGCCCTGCACGCGGCGGCGCTCACCCTCCCCCCGCTGCGGCGGGTGTTGCACCTTCCAGCGCCCACGCCGCTGACGTTCGGCGGGCTGGCCGTGGGCCTGTTCCTACCGGTCCTGGTGGGCGCAACGCCCGCGTGGGGCGCTCAGGTGGTGCGCCGTGCGCGGCGGGTGACGGACTCAACCCCTTCCCTGGAGACACCCTCATGA
- a CDS encoding DUF2092 domain-containing protein — protein MLALFLGATPLLVGAQPEPAAAERTGADAQIDPKAQRILRQMSDFLAEQREFSVRTEGTLDEVLDSGQKIQLQRAGDVRLQRPNRLRVDRAGDLARLHLYYDGQRLTVHGEQANAYATTPAPPTLDATLDMASQRLGLDAPGGDLLVSNPYTALTEDVRSGKYLGQAKVNGVSTHHLAFRNRDGVDWEVWVEDGPRPLPLKYVITSRDLPGAPQYSVTLSEWNLSPQLTPDQFQFTPPRDATRVSFLAPGSQGGAQQQGGSK, from the coding sequence ATGCTCGCCCTGTTCCTCGGAGCGACTCCCCTGCTCGTGGGCGCACAACCGGAACCAGCCGCCGCCGAGCGCACCGGGGCCGATGCCCAAATCGATCCCAAGGCCCAGCGCATCCTGCGCCAGATGAGCGACTTCCTGGCGGAGCAGCGTGAGTTCTCCGTCCGCACCGAGGGGACGCTCGATGAAGTGCTCGACTCGGGGCAGAAGATCCAATTGCAGCGCGCGGGCGACGTGCGTTTGCAGCGGCCCAACCGGCTGCGCGTGGACCGCGCTGGAGACCTGGCCAGGCTCCACCTCTACTACGACGGCCAGCGCCTCACGGTCCACGGCGAGCAGGCCAACGCCTATGCGACGACGCCTGCTCCCCCCACCCTGGATGCCACGCTGGACATGGCCTCACAGCGGCTCGGATTGGATGCGCCCGGCGGTGACCTGCTCGTCAGCAATCCTTACACCGCCCTCACCGAGGACGTGCGCTCCGGGAAGTACCTTGGCCAGGCCAAGGTGAACGGCGTGTCCACGCACCATCTGGCGTTCCGCAACCGCGATGGCGTGGATTGGGAGGTGTGGGTCGAGGACGGCCCGCGGCCCCTGCCGCTCAAGTACGTCATCACCTCGCGGGACCTGCCAGGAGCACCGCAGTACTCGGTGACGCTGTCGGAATGGAACCTGTCGCCCCAGCTCACCCCGGATCAGTTCCAGTTCACGCCCCCACGCGACGCCACGCGGGTGTCGTTCCTCGCACCGGGCTCGCAGGGCGGAGCGCAGCAGCAAGGAGGCTCGAAATGA
- a CDS encoding alpha/beta fold hydrolase → MQTPPMQPHDVRAAIRAAVLELWWVADCVVFPASVDAARAAEGFRVYVATRGHLTEPMIVQHIRTHCPHKVGPLHVVLVPTLPLSDTEAALRTSGMGTLDEAVVDTWQKVVDGLLGAEAWQVSVEDRAFPPGALRLRRPPQASPVTGGRTTSARRPDASTRRAFTDGGPALTGPEKTLVDVLLSAVEQAPGQRMIHLEGDGLELPDTYQELLQRARRVAGGLRAAGLRPGQTVLLQLAGTFDFITALWGALLAGVVPAPVAVPAEYVDGVPGISKLVAAWTALHRPLVITQLSRLDSLRSFARDAGHALKATPIEELTRQVPVEPYRDADPDSVALLLFTSGSTGMPKTVPLTHRAILTEARGSAHVKKMGPEDVSFSWMPLEHGGSIAMMHTRNLLSRCAEVHVPTQLILGEPLRWLDWMERYRASLSWAPHFAFGLIVGELSRMTGERRWDLSRVRILINGGEAISARVARQFLKALAPHGLRGSALCPAWGMSETSSGVTYGLDFRLDTTSDEDEVVSLGPPIPGVRLRIVDDSDAVVAEGEVGSLQIHGDTLLRGYVENDVANRESFTSEGWFRTGDQGYLLDGRLTLTGRSRDTIIINGANHFGHEIEATVESLPFIDRSFTAACAVRVEGAVTDELALFFHLLPGTSEQEALPRIRSAVARVHGVNPAYLLPVERADIPKTDLGKIQRPALARRFASRFAARNPEAGHDTLPAWFFHRVWRASPLAPALPANEPVLLVADSGGLAEAVRRELSRRGQPCVTVLPTVGPDVIREGPHRFRMDVENPAHHRDLLQALRTAGFTPRHVLHLAGSATPDLPRTPEAHRDACLRVCGGIVPMLKALDALAPRQVLLKVITLQGQRVNDEEPLYLPHAVARGLLAGASLELRWLRVTHLDLPRERPEANARRILSEVDALTVEPEVAWRGDQRFVTRMVPSFPEGSVLDASMNEQGGLVVLTGGLGTVGRQVADWLIRQKPSRMLILGRTQEAALSDEQQAALTALREQGRVDYQAVDVLDAQSVLAAIEQAEFLASQPVSRVFHLAGHYEERPLLETTPQTLATALGPKLAGAWNLWQVVRQRPDAQLVLFSSAVATLGGAFQAAYAASNAALDAFAEQCQQEVQGEPCAPVCRSIGWSYWRGDGTRELEVTGQATARGYALMEPAQALASLPFAVRAPRASGLVGVLPGGHLLRSRVERPPAPLRDVVARGPGRLKDAARATVAPIRVTDALGVAVPLSVEETTGAARPASDPTASTRRLRQLFADVLGQPDVGDEDDFFDRGGNSIQLARLHRGMEALFQREIRWADVLRCRTVKALADLLAGGTAQETRFLTKDGLRFAYRVVAGPARPLIGSPIIIASGAFQDMYAMPKLERLLHPLGELIMVDLPGSGVADDLPPERGFDFLADCIEHLREHLEVPRVHLVGISYGGSTAYEFAHRYPDRVDHLVIVGASTELPEDSLARFDVNAEVILEGQLESFVQKLVAATMTQDPSHHVREAESTRQLVEKAFHQVTPREARRYTHVQNRLLARARDPEDSPMHRPALVFTGEYDPITPPGYVRRLAQTLPGALFTTVREADHLVLMERPEEMADLIRRFLQDQDLGGLDYTTAIEHPTPPRAALTSRDKPRGGIAV, encoded by the coding sequence ATGCAGACACCCCCGATGCAGCCTCACGACGTGCGGGCCGCCATCCGCGCTGCTGTCCTGGAACTGTGGTGGGTCGCGGATTGTGTCGTGTTTCCGGCGTCGGTTGACGCGGCGCGCGCGGCGGAAGGCTTCCGGGTCTACGTGGCCACCCGGGGCCACCTGACCGAGCCGATGATCGTCCAGCACATCCGCACCCACTGTCCCCACAAGGTGGGACCGCTGCACGTGGTCCTGGTCCCGACCCTTCCTCTTTCGGACACGGAGGCGGCCCTGCGGACCTCCGGGATGGGGACGCTGGATGAGGCGGTGGTCGACACCTGGCAGAAGGTCGTCGACGGCCTCCTCGGCGCCGAAGCGTGGCAGGTGTCCGTCGAGGACCGGGCATTCCCGCCCGGAGCCCTCCGGCTGCGGCGGCCGCCCCAGGCGTCACCGGTGACCGGGGGCCGCACGACGTCCGCGAGGAGGCCTGACGCCAGCACCCGGCGGGCCTTCACCGACGGAGGGCCCGCGCTGACAGGTCCGGAGAAGACGCTGGTGGACGTCCTCCTGTCCGCGGTGGAACAGGCCCCCGGTCAACGGATGATCCACCTCGAGGGTGACGGCCTGGAGCTGCCTGACACCTACCAGGAGCTGCTCCAACGGGCCCGGAGGGTCGCGGGCGGCCTGCGTGCCGCGGGGCTGCGTCCTGGCCAGACGGTGCTGCTCCAGCTCGCGGGCACCTTCGACTTCATCACCGCGCTCTGGGGGGCGCTGCTCGCGGGCGTGGTACCCGCCCCCGTGGCGGTCCCCGCCGAATACGTGGACGGCGTTCCCGGCATCAGCAAGCTGGTCGCCGCCTGGACCGCGCTCCACCGGCCGCTCGTCATCACCCAGCTGTCGCGGCTGGACTCCCTTCGCTCGTTCGCCCGGGACGCCGGCCATGCGCTGAAGGCCACCCCCATCGAGGAGCTCACGCGCCAGGTCCCGGTCGAGCCCTACCGCGACGCGGACCCCGACTCCGTCGCGCTGCTGTTGTTCACGTCGGGCAGCACGGGGATGCCGAAGACGGTGCCGTTGACCCACCGGGCCATCCTCACCGAGGCCCGGGGCAGCGCCCACGTGAAGAAGATGGGACCCGAGGACGTGTCCTTCAGCTGGATGCCGCTGGAGCACGGCGGCAGCATCGCGATGATGCACACGCGCAACCTGCTCTCACGCTGCGCGGAGGTCCACGTCCCCACGCAGCTCATCCTGGGGGAGCCGCTGCGCTGGCTCGACTGGATGGAGCGCTACCGCGCGAGCCTGAGCTGGGCGCCGCACTTCGCGTTCGGCCTGATTGTCGGCGAGCTGTCCCGGATGACCGGCGAACGGAGGTGGGACCTGTCCCGCGTCCGGATCCTGATCAACGGCGGCGAGGCCATCTCCGCCCGGGTCGCCCGTCAGTTCCTGAAGGCCCTGGCGCCCCATGGCCTGCGGGGATCCGCGCTCTGCCCCGCGTGGGGCATGTCCGAGACGTCCTCGGGCGTCACCTATGGCCTCGACTTCCGCCTCGACACCACGTCCGACGAGGACGAGGTCGTCTCGCTCGGGCCGCCCATCCCCGGCGTGCGGCTGCGCATCGTCGATGACAGCGACGCGGTGGTCGCCGAGGGTGAGGTGGGCTCCTTGCAGATCCACGGGGACACGCTGCTGCGGGGATACGTCGAGAACGACGTGGCCAACCGGGAGTCCTTCACGTCCGAGGGGTGGTTTCGCACCGGAGACCAGGGCTACCTGCTCGACGGCCGGCTCACGCTGACGGGGCGCTCGCGCGACACCATCATCATCAACGGCGCCAACCACTTCGGCCACGAAATCGAGGCCACCGTCGAGTCGCTCCCCTTCATCGACCGCTCCTTCACCGCGGCGTGCGCGGTTCGCGTGGAAGGCGCGGTGACGGATGAGCTCGCCCTCTTCTTCCACCTGCTGCCGGGCACGAGCGAACAGGAGGCCCTGCCACGCATCCGCTCCGCCGTGGCGCGTGTCCATGGCGTCAACCCCGCCTACCTGCTCCCCGTGGAGCGCGCGGACATTCCCAAGACGGACCTGGGGAAGATCCAGCGGCCCGCGCTCGCCCGGCGCTTCGCCTCGAGGTTCGCGGCCCGGAATCCGGAGGCCGGGCATGACACCCTGCCCGCCTGGTTCTTCCACCGCGTCTGGCGCGCCTCGCCCCTGGCGCCCGCCCTGCCCGCGAATGAGCCCGTGCTGCTCGTCGCGGACAGCGGGGGGCTCGCCGAGGCCGTGCGGCGCGAGCTGTCCCGCCGTGGGCAACCCTGCGTCACCGTCCTCCCGACCGTGGGGCCCGACGTCATCCGCGAGGGCCCGCACCGCTTCCGGATGGACGTGGAGAACCCGGCCCACCACCGCGACCTGCTCCAGGCCCTGCGGACGGCGGGCTTCACTCCCAGACATGTCCTCCACCTGGCAGGCTCCGCCACGCCGGACCTGCCTCGAACGCCCGAGGCCCACCGCGACGCCTGCCTTCGTGTCTGCGGCGGGATCGTCCCCATGCTCAAGGCGCTGGACGCGCTCGCGCCCCGGCAGGTCCTGCTGAAGGTCATCACCCTCCAGGGACAGCGCGTCAACGACGAGGAGCCGCTCTACCTGCCTCACGCGGTAGCGCGCGGCCTGCTAGCGGGGGCCTCGCTGGAGCTGCGCTGGCTGCGCGTCACCCACCTGGACCTGCCTCGCGAGCGCCCCGAGGCGAACGCACGGCGCATCCTGTCGGAGGTCGATGCCCTCACCGTCGAACCGGAGGTGGCCTGGCGGGGGGATCAGCGGTTCGTCACGAGAATGGTCCCCAGCTTCCCCGAGGGGTCGGTCCTCGATGCCTCCATGAATGAGCAGGGAGGGCTCGTCGTCCTCACGGGCGGCCTGGGCACCGTGGGACGGCAGGTCGCGGATTGGCTCATCCGCCAGAAGCCCTCTCGCATGCTCATCCTGGGCCGCACGCAGGAGGCGGCGCTGTCCGATGAACAGCAGGCGGCCCTGACCGCGCTGCGTGAGCAGGGCCGCGTCGATTACCAGGCCGTCGACGTGCTCGACGCGCAGAGCGTCCTGGCCGCCATCGAGCAGGCGGAGTTCCTTGCGTCCCAGCCGGTGAGCCGGGTGTTCCATCTGGCGGGCCACTACGAGGAGCGGCCCCTCCTCGAGACCACGCCCCAGACCCTGGCCACCGCGCTGGGACCCAAGCTCGCGGGGGCGTGGAACCTCTGGCAGGTGGTGCGCCAGCGGCCGGACGCGCAGCTCGTGCTCTTCTCCTCCGCGGTCGCGACCCTGGGTGGCGCGTTCCAGGCGGCCTACGCCGCCAGCAACGCCGCGCTCGACGCCTTCGCCGAGCAGTGTCAGCAGGAGGTCCAGGGGGAGCCGTGTGCCCCGGTGTGCCGGAGCATCGGCTGGAGCTACTGGCGTGGCGACGGCACCCGGGAGCTGGAGGTGACGGGCCAGGCCACGGCGCGCGGCTATGCCCTCATGGAGCCCGCGCAGGCCCTGGCATCCCTCCCCTTCGCGGTCCGCGCGCCTCGGGCCTCCGGGCTCGTCGGGGTGCTTCCTGGCGGGCACCTCCTGCGCTCCCGCGTGGAGCGCCCGCCCGCTCCGCTGCGAGACGTGGTCGCCCGGGGGCCCGGGCGGCTCAAGGACGCGGCGCGGGCCACGGTCGCGCCCATCCGCGTCACGGATGCCCTGGGTGTGGCCGTGCCCCTCTCGGTCGAGGAGACCACCGGCGCCGCGCGGCCCGCCTCCGACCCGACCGCGTCGACGCGGCGGCTGCGCCAGCTTTTCGCGGACGTGCTCGGACAACCGGACGTCGGAGACGAGGACGACTTCTTCGACCGCGGTGGCAACTCCATCCAGCTCGCGCGGCTGCATCGCGGCATGGAGGCCCTCTTCCAGCGCGAGATCCGCTGGGCGGACGTGCTGCGCTGCCGCACCGTGAAGGCGCTCGCGGACCTGCTCGCGGGTGGAACGGCCCAGGAGACCCGCTTCCTGACGAAGGACGGCCTGCGCTTCGCCTACCGCGTCGTGGCGGGCCCCGCGCGGCCGTTGATTGGCTCGCCCATCATCATCGCCAGCGGCGCCTTCCAGGACATGTACGCCATGCCCAAGCTCGAGCGGCTGCTGCATCCGCTGGGCGAGTTGATCATGGTCGACCTGCCCGGCTCGGGCGTGGCGGACGACCTGCCCCCGGAGCGGGGCTTCGATTTCCTGGCGGACTGCATCGAACACCTGCGCGAGCATCTGGAGGTCCCCAGGGTCCACCTCGTCGGCATCTCCTACGGGGGCTCGACCGCGTATGAGTTCGCCCACCGCTACCCGGACCGTGTCGACCACCTGGTCATCGTCGGCGCCTCGACGGAGCTTCCCGAGGATTCCCTTGCCCGCTTCGACGTCAACGCGGAGGTGATCCTCGAAGGTCAACTGGAGTCGTTCGTCCAGAAGCTGGTGGCCGCGACGATGACCCAGGATCCCTCGCACCATGTCCGGGAGGCGGAGTCCACCCGGCAACTCGTCGAGAAGGCCTTCCACCAGGTCACACCGAGAGAGGCGCGCCGCTACACCCACGTGCAGAACCGGCTGCTGGCCAGGGCGCGCGATCCCGAGGACAGCCCCATGCACCGCCCCGCCCTGGTGTTCACCGGCGAGTACGACCCCATCACGCCGCCGGGCTACGTCCGGAGGCTGGCGCAGACCCTGCCCGGAGCCCTGTTCACCACGGTGCGGGAGGCCGACCACCTGGTCCTCATGGAACGTCCCGAGGAGATGGCCGACCTCATCCGCCGCTTCCTCCAGGACCAGGACCTGGGAGGGCTCGACTACACCACCGCCATCGAGCACCCTACGCCCCCCAGGGCCGCGCTCACTTCACGCGACAAGCCTCGCGGCGGGATCGCTGTCTGA